The following coding sequences are from one Streptomyces angustmyceticus window:
- a CDS encoding enoyl-CoA hydratase family protein yields MGVSTSEPDEGIAVVTADYPPVNALPVRGWYDLADAVRAAGRDPAVRCVVLAATGRGFNAGVDIKELQRDTATGGHGALLGANRGCAEAFSAVYECEVPVVAAVQGFCLGGGIGLVGNADAIVAADDATFGLPELDRGALGAATHLARLVPQHLLRTLYYTSRTVTAAELRAHGSVWQVVPRAGLPAAAREVAREIARKDGFLLRLAKAALNGIDPVDVRRSYRFEQGFTFEANLSGVADRVRDTFGAPGGTPTTEG; encoded by the coding sequence ATGGGTGTCTCCACCTCCGAACCGGACGAGGGCATCGCCGTGGTCACCGCCGACTACCCTCCGGTCAACGCCCTTCCCGTGCGGGGCTGGTACGACCTCGCCGACGCGGTGCGGGCGGCCGGCCGCGATCCCGCCGTCCGCTGTGTCGTCCTCGCCGCGACCGGCCGGGGCTTCAACGCGGGCGTCGACATCAAGGAGCTGCAGCGGGACACCGCGACCGGCGGGCACGGGGCCCTGCTCGGCGCCAACCGTGGCTGCGCGGAGGCGTTCTCGGCGGTCTACGAGTGCGAGGTGCCCGTCGTCGCGGCGGTGCAGGGCTTCTGTCTGGGCGGCGGCATCGGGCTCGTCGGGAACGCGGACGCGATCGTGGCCGCCGACGACGCCACGTTCGGGCTTCCTGAGCTGGACCGCGGGGCGCTCGGAGCGGCCACCCATCTCGCCCGGCTGGTCCCGCAGCACCTGCTGCGCACGCTGTACTACACCTCGCGCACCGTCACCGCCGCCGAACTGCGGGCGCACGGCTCCGTCTGGCAGGTCGTCCCGCGCGCCGGACTCCCCGCCGCCGCACGGGAGGTGGCGCGGGAGATCGCCCGCAAGGACGGCTTCCTCCTCCGGCTCGCCAAGGCCGCCCTCAACGGCATCGACCCCGTCGACGTACGGCGCAGCTACCGCTTCGAGCAGGGCTTCACCTTCGAGGCGAACCTCAGCGGGGTCGCCGACCGCGTCCGCGACACCTTCGGGGCACCGGGCGGCACCCCGACGACGGAAGGCTGA
- a CDS encoding SDR family oxidoreductase, with translation MSVTLDLSGRLVVVTGGTRGVGAGIARAFLRAGAEVVVCARRPPDTPVTAAGRRAHYRPLDLRDPAAVHGFFPQLAADHGPLDCLVNNAGGTPYRLLDQGGAERHARVVALNLLAPLTASLAAYEVMRQRPAGGSVIMIGSVSGTRPSPGTAAYGAAKAGLDHLARSMAVEWAPRVRVNTLVLGMVRTELAAVHYGDEAGVAAVGATVPLGRLAEPGEIGDACVFLASDRAAYLTGASLLVHGGGERPAFLDAATVNHPAPPDATKDT, from the coding sequence GTGAGCGTGACTCTCGATCTGTCCGGCCGGCTGGTCGTCGTCACCGGCGGCACCCGGGGCGTCGGCGCCGGCATCGCCCGCGCCTTCCTGCGGGCCGGCGCGGAGGTGGTGGTCTGCGCCCGCCGGCCGCCGGACACCCCCGTCACCGCGGCCGGCCGCCGTGCGCACTACCGGCCCCTCGACCTGCGCGACCCGGCCGCCGTCCACGGCTTCTTCCCGCAACTCGCCGCCGACCACGGCCCGTTGGACTGCCTGGTCAACAACGCCGGAGGCACGCCCTACCGGCTGCTCGACCAGGGCGGCGCCGAGCGGCACGCCCGGGTCGTCGCGCTCAACCTCCTCGCGCCGCTGACCGCCTCGCTCGCCGCGTACGAGGTGATGCGGCAGCGCCCGGCCGGCGGCTCGGTCATCATGATCGGCAGCGTCAGCGGCACCCGGCCCTCGCCCGGCACCGCCGCCTACGGCGCGGCCAAGGCGGGCCTGGACCACCTCGCCCGCTCCATGGCCGTCGAATGGGCGCCCCGGGTCCGGGTCAACACCCTCGTCCTCGGCATGGTGCGGACCGAACTCGCCGCGGTGCACTACGGCGACGAGGCGGGCGTCGCCGCCGTCGGCGCCACCGTGCCGCTCGGCAGGCTCGCCGAACCCGGCGAGATCGGCGACGCCTGCGTCTTCCTCGCCTCCGATCGCGCCGCGTACCTGACCGGCGCCAGCCTGCTCGTCCACGGCGGCGGCGAGCGGCCCGCCTTCCTCGACGCCGCCACCGTCAACCACCCCGCCCCGCCCGACGCCACGAAGGACACCTGA
- a CDS encoding SDR family oxidoreductase: MTGTGICTGRVAVVTGAGRGLGRAHALALAAEGAAVVVNDLGVAADGAGASPGPAQQVADEIRARGGRAVAHTGDITTTDGAASLVAAALDTFGRLDALVNNAGFLRDRMLVNLDEDDWDAVIRVHLKGHFLPLRHAAAHWRAEAKAGRTPDARIVNTSSGAGLLGSVGQGNYAAAKAGILGLTLVAAAELARYGVQINALAPAARTRMTERTFAGTMAKPAAGEFDAMAPENVSPLVVWLSSADSAGVTGRVFEAEAGRITVMEGWRPGPTADRKSRWTPAEAGRAARDLLAAAGTPQPVYGAR, translated from the coding sequence ATGACCGGCACCGGAATCTGCACGGGACGCGTGGCCGTGGTCACCGGCGCCGGCCGCGGCCTCGGCCGCGCGCACGCCCTGGCCCTCGCCGCCGAGGGCGCCGCGGTCGTGGTCAACGACCTCGGGGTGGCCGCCGACGGGGCCGGCGCCTCGCCCGGACCGGCCCAGCAGGTCGCCGACGAGATCCGGGCCCGCGGCGGCCGGGCCGTCGCGCACACCGGCGACATCACCACCACCGACGGCGCCGCCTCGCTCGTCGCCGCCGCGCTGGATACCTTCGGCCGCCTCGACGCCCTCGTCAACAACGCCGGGTTCCTCCGCGACCGGATGCTCGTCAACCTCGACGAGGACGACTGGGACGCCGTCATCCGCGTCCACCTCAAGGGCCACTTCCTGCCCTTGCGGCACGCCGCGGCCCACTGGCGGGCCGAGGCCAAGGCCGGCCGGACGCCCGACGCCCGGATCGTCAACACCAGTTCGGGCGCCGGACTGCTCGGCAGCGTCGGCCAGGGCAACTACGCCGCCGCCAAGGCCGGCATCCTCGGGCTCACCCTCGTCGCCGCCGCCGAACTCGCCCGCTACGGCGTCCAGATCAACGCCCTCGCACCGGCCGCCCGGACCCGGATGACGGAGCGGACCTTCGCCGGGACGATGGCGAAGCCCGCCGCGGGGGAGTTCGACGCGATGGCGCCGGAGAACGTCTCCCCGCTGGTGGTCTGGCTGTCCTCCGCCGACAGCGCCGGGGTCACCGGCCGGGTCTTCGAGGCCGAGGCGGGCCGGATCACTGTGATGGAGGGCTGGCGCCCCGGCCCCACCGCGGACCGGAAGAGCCGCTGGACGCCGGCCGAGGCCGGTCGGGCCGCCCGCGACCTGCTGGCCGCCGCCGGGACACCGCAGCCGGTGTACGGGGCGCGGTGA
- a CDS encoding MFS transporter, which produces MRHHVADRVAKAASGGTFSHRDRAVIVAAALSILIVQMDWFALDLMLPVIARDFGTSSTDLQWLVSGYMVAIGALMIVGGRAADLHGRRRVIVLGLSVFAALSVVCAAAQNAPWLIAARVVQGTGAAMIFPVSVAVVTSYFRDDRQGRAVSTVLAFGSLGTALGPFVGGVFAEHVSWRAVFLINVPVCLAAALLVLRFVPETRDEQATRRLDLPGAATVALGLTCLMVAVDQGQGWGWTSVPTLATAAVGLALLALFVAVERRRPEPLIDMSLFRNRKFDVITLAGSLSNVVYCLVAVLSALYLQQARGLSPFVAGVVFLALSCGVGAASYWAGRLALRWRAERLMACGMLTSGTALLALTWVRPLGWYAVVFAVCGVGIGLGWALTNVATQAHVPAERTGAASGLVLTSLVLFGAVSVAVAATVLELVSGSPSTAAADGRAIETVLRGTSLLAFLGAFGLFAISAPQLRAREGAAVPG; this is translated from the coding sequence GTGCGCCATCACGTGGCGGACCGGGTCGCGAAGGCCGCTTCGGGCGGTACCTTCTCGCACCGGGACCGGGCAGTGATCGTCGCTGCCGCGCTGTCCATCCTCATCGTGCAGATGGACTGGTTCGCGCTCGACCTGATGCTCCCGGTGATCGCCAGGGATTTCGGCACCTCGTCGACCGATCTCCAGTGGCTGGTCAGCGGATACATGGTGGCCATCGGCGCGTTGATGATCGTCGGTGGCCGGGCGGCCGATCTGCACGGGCGGCGGCGGGTCATCGTGCTCGGGCTGTCCGTGTTCGCCGCCCTGTCCGTGGTGTGCGCCGCCGCGCAGAACGCGCCCTGGCTGATCGCCGCGCGGGTCGTACAGGGCACCGGCGCGGCGATGATCTTCCCCGTTTCGGTGGCGGTGGTGACCAGTTACTTCCGGGACGACCGGCAGGGGCGGGCGGTCAGCACGGTGCTGGCGTTCGGTTCCCTGGGCACCGCTCTGGGCCCGTTCGTGGGCGGCGTCTTCGCCGAACACGTCAGCTGGCGCGCGGTGTTCCTGATCAATGTGCCGGTGTGTCTGGCCGCGGCCCTGCTGGTGCTGCGCTTCGTGCCGGAGACCCGTGACGAGCAGGCGACCCGCCGTCTCGACCTGCCCGGCGCGGCGACCGTCGCCCTCGGTCTGACGTGTCTGATGGTCGCCGTCGACCAGGGGCAGGGCTGGGGGTGGACCTCCGTGCCGACCCTGGCCACCGCCGCGGTGGGTCTCGCCCTCCTCGCGCTGTTCGTGGCGGTGGAGCGGCGCAGGCCCGAGCCGCTGATCGACATGTCGCTCTTCCGCAACCGGAAGTTCGATGTGATCACCCTGGCCGGCTCGCTCTCGAACGTGGTGTATTGCCTGGTCGCGGTGCTCTCGGCGCTCTACCTCCAGCAGGCACGGGGGCTGTCGCCGTTTGTCGCGGGGGTGGTCTTCCTGGCGCTCTCCTGCGGGGTGGGCGCGGCCAGTTACTGGGCGGGGCGGCTGGCCCTGCGCTGGCGTGCCGAGCGGCTGATGGCCTGCGGCATGCTCACCAGCGGTACCGCGCTGCTGGCGCTGACCTGGGTGCGGCCGCTCGGCTGGTACGCGGTGGTCTTCGCGGTGTGCGGGGTGGGCATCGGGCTGGGGTGGGCGCTGACGAACGTGGCCACGCAGGCGCATGTCCCCGCGGAGCGGACGGGCGCGGCGTCGGGGCTGGTGCTGACGTCGCTGGTGCTGTTCGGGGCGGTGAGCGTGGCGGTCGCGGCGACGGTGCTGGAGCTGGTCAGCGGCTCCCCGTCGACCGCGGCCGCCGACGGCCGCGCCATCGAGACGGTGCTGCGCGGCACGTCCCTGCTGGCCTTCCTCGGCGCGTTCGGGCTGTTCGCGATCTCCGCACCGCAGTTGCGGGCGCGTGAGGGCGCGGCGGTACCCGGCTGA
- a CDS encoding uracil-DNA glycosylase yields MDETGAAGPPPGPGESGFPAYRAVRCSGFAELDAQVVRCRACPRLVAWREETAAHPRAAFRDQEYWARPVPGFGPADAPLAIVGLAPAAHGGNRTGRMFTGDASGDFLFAALHAVGLASRPTATDRDDGLELYGVRVTAPVHCAPPENRPTPAERRTCRPWLSAELELLAPGLRTVVVLGAFGWQALLPVLGEAGWAVPRPRPAFGHGVQLTLPATARRRELQVFGSYHPSRRNTFTGRLTFDMLVELLARAAALAGPGRPGAG; encoded by the coding sequence ATGGACGAGACCGGGGCCGCCGGGCCGCCGCCGGGGCCGGGTGAGAGCGGCTTTCCCGCGTATCGGGCGGTGCGGTGCAGTGGGTTCGCGGAGCTGGACGCGCAGGTGGTCCGGTGCCGGGCCTGTCCCCGGCTGGTGGCGTGGCGGGAGGAGACCGCGGCGCATCCGCGGGCGGCGTTCCGGGACCAGGAGTACTGGGCGCGGCCGGTCCCGGGGTTCGGGCCGGCCGACGCGCCCCTGGCCATCGTCGGGCTGGCGCCCGCCGCGCACGGCGGCAACCGCACCGGCCGGATGTTCACCGGGGACGCCTCCGGCGACTTCCTGTTCGCCGCGCTCCACGCGGTCGGCCTCGCCTCCCGGCCCACCGCGACGGACCGGGACGACGGCCTGGAGCTGTACGGGGTGCGGGTGACCGCGCCGGTCCACTGCGCGCCGCCGGAGAACCGGCCCACGCCCGCCGAACGGCGCACCTGCCGGCCGTGGCTGTCGGCGGAGCTCGAACTCCTCGCTCCCGGCCTGCGGACGGTCGTGGTGCTGGGCGCCTTCGGATGGCAGGCGCTGCTGCCCGTACTGGGCGAGGCGGGGTGGGCGGTCCCCCGGCCGCGGCCCGCGTTCGGTCACGGCGTACAGCTGACCCTGCCCGCCACGGCACGGCGGCGGGAACTGCAGGTGTTCGGGAGCTACCACCCCAGCCGGCGCAACACGTTCACCGGCCGGCTCACCTTCGACATGCTCGTCGAGCTGCTCGCCCGCGCCGCCGCGCTCGCGGGGCCGGGACGTCCGGGAGCGGGCTGA
- a CDS encoding NAD(P)/FAD-dependent oxidoreductase produces the protein MRHGQFLDAPDVIVVGAGVVGAACAYYAARAGLSVAVVDRGPVAGGTTGAGEGNLLVSDKEPGPELELALLSLRLWRALAAELPPEIEYETKGGLVVASDEPGMAALRAFRAAQERAGVRSDHLPADRLRDAEPHLAPGLAGGVLYPQDAQVQPALAAAHLLRASGARLHLGAEVTAFLRGPEGAVRGVRTPRGDLPAPAVVNATGTWAGRLAALAGVTVPVLPRRGCVLVTEPLPRVVRRKVYAADYVADVASGSAALQTSAVVEGTPAGPVLIGASRERIGFDRTLSAGVLRRLAAQAAALFPVLAGVRVLRTYQGFRPYLPDHLPAIGPDPRLPGLLHACGHEGAGIGLAPATGRLIAAALTGTPAPLDARPFRPERFAGGAGQG, from the coding sequence ATGAGACACGGACAGTTCCTGGACGCTCCGGACGTGATCGTGGTCGGGGCCGGAGTGGTCGGTGCCGCCTGCGCCTACTACGCCGCCCGGGCCGGCCTCTCCGTCGCCGTCGTCGACCGCGGGCCCGTCGCGGGCGGCACCACCGGCGCCGGTGAGGGGAATCTGCTCGTCTCCGACAAGGAGCCCGGCCCCGAACTCGAACTCGCCCTGCTCTCCCTCCGGTTGTGGCGCGCACTCGCCGCCGAGCTGCCGCCGGAGATCGAGTACGAGACGAAGGGCGGGCTGGTCGTCGCCTCGGACGAGCCCGGCATGGCGGCGCTGCGCGCCTTCCGCGCGGCGCAGGAAAGAGCGGGCGTGCGCAGCGACCACCTGCCCGCCGACCGGCTGCGGGACGCCGAACCGCATCTGGCGCCCGGCCTCGCCGGCGGCGTCCTCTACCCGCAGGACGCGCAGGTCCAACCCGCCCTGGCCGCCGCCCATCTGCTGCGCGCCTCCGGTGCCCGGCTGCACCTGGGCGCGGAGGTCACGGCCTTCCTGCGGGGGCCCGAGGGCGCCGTCCGGGGCGTGCGCACCCCGCGGGGCGACCTGCCGGCCCCCGCGGTCGTCAACGCCACCGGCACCTGGGCGGGCCGGCTGGCCGCCCTCGCGGGGGTGACCGTTCCCGTCCTGCCCCGCCGGGGGTGCGTCCTGGTCACCGAGCCGCTGCCGCGGGTCGTACGGCGCAAGGTCTACGCCGCGGACTATGTCGCCGACGTGGCCAGCGGATCGGCCGCGCTGCAGACCTCCGCCGTTGTCGAGGGCACCCCGGCCGGACCGGTCCTGATCGGGGCCAGCCGGGAGCGGATCGGCTTCGACCGCACGCTCTCGGCCGGGGTGCTGCGCCGGCTCGCCGCCCAGGCCGCGGCCCTGTTCCCCGTCTTGGCGGGCGTCCGGGTGCTGCGCACCTACCAGGGATTCCGCCCCTACCTCCCGGACCACCTCCCGGCGATCGGCCCCGACCCCCGCCTCCCCGGCCTGCTGCACGCCTGCGGCCACGAGGGCGCCGGCATCGGCCTCGCCCCGGCCACCGGCCGGCTGATCGCGGCCGCGCTGACCGGGACGCCCGCCCCGCTGGACGCGCGGCCGTTCCGCCCGGAGCGGTTCGCCGGCGGGGCGGGGCAGGGATGA
- a CDS encoding (2Fe-2S)-binding protein, giving the protein MTPRRTPADLVRAAPGPAFEIRLDGRPLTALPGQSVAAALWAAGVLSWRTTRRGGRPRGAFCGIGSCFDCLATINGRPNQRACLVPARPGDAVTTQEGHGRADLTV; this is encoded by the coding sequence ATGACCCCTCGCCGTACCCCCGCCGACCTCGTACGGGCCGCGCCAGGACCGGCGTTCGAGATCCGCCTCGACGGGCGGCCGCTGACCGCGCTGCCCGGCCAGAGCGTCGCCGCCGCGCTCTGGGCGGCCGGTGTGCTCTCCTGGCGGACCACCCGGCGCGGCGGCCGCCCGCGCGGGGCCTTCTGCGGCATCGGCTCCTGCTTCGACTGCCTGGCCACCATCAACGGCCGGCCCAATCAGCGGGCCTGCCTGGTGCCCGCCCGGCCCGGGGACGCGGTCACCACCCAGGAGGGACACGGACGTGCCGACCTCACCGTCTGA
- a CDS encoding FAD/NAD(P)-dependent oxidoreductase, producing the protein MPTSPSDRHDLVVIGAGPAGLAAAVTAAGFGLRVALVDAAARPGGQFYRQPAPGLGAARPEALHHSWRAFTRRTARLDEERAAGRVQYFAAHHVWAVTREQEHWTAHAVTGPDGAQGRAEVSGRQVLLATGAHERHLPFPGWTVPGVVGAGGAQAMLKAGLVLPARRIVVAGSGPLLLAVAGSLAAAGATVPVVAEAGGYAGYARAPRTLAANPGKLAEAAVHGAALLRHGVRLRTRSAVTAVHGTDRVEAVTLARLDRDWRPVPGTGRRVPCEALAVGYGLVPQLELATTLGCAVRRGPDGTWALRLDGRQRTSVDGVWAAGEAGGVGGAELAFVEGEVAAHALAGRAVPDALRRRRDRLRRFARTLAAAHAPRPGWTGWLREDTEVCRCEEVTAGRIREAVAGLGARDTRTVKLLTRAGMGWCQGRMCGPAVARLAGEAGPPADRRPLACPVVLGELAELTEEQG; encoded by the coding sequence GTGCCGACCTCACCGTCTGACCGCCACGACCTCGTCGTCATCGGCGCGGGACCGGCCGGGCTCGCCGCCGCCGTCACCGCCGCCGGGTTCGGGCTGCGGGTGGCGCTCGTCGACGCGGCCGCCCGGCCCGGCGGGCAGTTCTACCGGCAGCCGGCCCCCGGCCTCGGCGCCGCCCGTCCCGAGGCCCTGCACCACTCCTGGCGCGCGTTCACCCGGCGCACCGCCCGGCTGGACGAGGAGCGCGCCGCGGGCCGGGTCCAGTACTTCGCCGCCCACCACGTCTGGGCCGTCACCCGGGAGCAGGAGCACTGGACCGCGCACGCGGTCACCGGGCCCGACGGCGCGCAGGGTCGCGCCGAGGTGAGCGGGCGTCAGGTGCTCCTCGCCACCGGCGCGCACGAGCGCCACCTCCCCTTCCCCGGCTGGACGGTGCCCGGTGTCGTGGGCGCGGGCGGGGCGCAGGCCATGCTCAAGGCCGGGCTGGTGCTGCCGGCCCGGCGGATCGTGGTCGCCGGCAGCGGGCCGCTGCTGCTCGCCGTGGCCGGATCGCTGGCCGCGGCCGGTGCCACGGTGCCGGTCGTCGCCGAGGCCGGCGGTTACGCCGGATACGCCCGCGCCCCGCGCACCCTGGCCGCCAACCCCGGCAAGCTCGCCGAAGCGGCCGTTCACGGAGCTGCCCTGCTCCGCCACGGCGTACGCCTGCGCACCCGCAGCGCGGTCACCGCCGTGCACGGCACCGACCGGGTCGAGGCCGTCACCCTGGCCCGGCTCGACCGGGACTGGCGGCCGGTGCCCGGAACCGGACGGCGCGTCCCCTGCGAGGCGCTCGCCGTCGGGTACGGGCTGGTGCCGCAACTGGAGCTGGCCACCACGCTGGGCTGCGCCGTCCGCCGCGGCCCGGACGGCACCTGGGCGCTGCGGCTCGACGGCCGGCAGCGGACCTCGGTCGACGGGGTCTGGGCGGCCGGTGAGGCCGGCGGGGTGGGCGGCGCGGAACTCGCCTTCGTGGAGGGCGAGGTGGCGGCCCACGCCCTCGCGGGGCGGGCCGTCCCCGATGCCCTGCGCCGCCGCCGTGACCGGCTGCGCCGGTTCGCCCGGACCCTGGCCGCCGCCCATGCCCCGCGCCCCGGCTGGACCGGCTGGCTGCGCGAGGACACCGAGGTCTGCCGCTGCGAGGAGGTAACCGCCGGGCGGATCCGGGAGGCCGTCGCCGGACTCGGCGCCCGCGACACCCGCACCGTCAAGCTCCTCACCCGGGCCGGAATGGGCTGGTGCCAGGGGCGGATGTGCGGGCCCGCGGTGGCCCGGCTCGCGGGGGAGGCCGGGCCGCCGGCCGACCGCAGACCCCTCGCCTGCCCCGTCGTCCTGGGCGAACTGGCCGAACTGACCGAGGAACAGGGTTAG
- a CDS encoding dihydrodipicolinate synthase family protein, with amino-acid sequence MVTRTRPWHGIMVATTLPFRDDLSIDHDAYAAQVARLLAAGCDGVVPNGSLGEYQTLTDAERARVVRTAVEAAGDGDRVMPGVSAYGSAASRRWAEQAAEAGAGSVLLLPPNGYRAEPAAVRAHFADVAAAGLPVVAYNNPIDTKVDLTPGLLADLHADGSIVAVKEFSGDVRRAYEIAETAPELDLLIGADDVLLELALAGAVGWIAGFPNALPASCAALYRAAVAGDLDTALPLYRTLHPLLRWDSRTEFVQAIKLATDLAGHRGGPTRPPRTALTADQSAALRAVTGKLLADGHH; translated from the coding sequence ATGGTCACGCGCACCCGCCCCTGGCACGGCATCATGGTCGCCACCACCCTCCCCTTCCGTGACGACCTCTCCATCGACCACGACGCCTACGCCGCCCAGGTCGCCCGGCTCCTCGCCGCGGGCTGCGACGGCGTCGTCCCCAACGGCTCGCTGGGGGAGTACCAGACGCTCACCGACGCCGAGCGCGCCCGCGTCGTCCGTACCGCCGTGGAGGCCGCCGGGGACGGTGACCGGGTGATGCCCGGCGTCTCCGCCTACGGCAGCGCCGCCTCGCGCCGCTGGGCCGAGCAGGCCGCCGAGGCGGGGGCCGGTTCCGTCCTGCTGCTGCCGCCCAACGGCTACCGCGCCGAACCGGCCGCCGTCCGCGCCCACTTCGCCGACGTGGCCGCGGCCGGCCTGCCCGTCGTCGCCTACAACAACCCCATCGACACCAAGGTCGACCTCACGCCCGGTCTCCTCGCCGACCTGCACGCCGACGGCAGCATCGTCGCCGTCAAGGAGTTCAGCGGCGATGTCCGACGGGCCTACGAGATCGCCGAAACCGCCCCGGAACTCGACCTGCTGATCGGCGCCGACGACGTCCTGCTCGAACTCGCCCTCGCCGGGGCCGTCGGCTGGATCGCGGGCTTCCCCAACGCCCTGCCCGCGTCCTGCGCCGCCCTCTACCGGGCCGCCGTCGCCGGGGACCTCGACACCGCGCTGCCCCTCTACCGCACCCTGCACCCGCTGCTGCGCTGGGACTCCCGGACCGAGTTCGTACAGGCCATCAAGCTCGCCACGGACCTCGCCGGACACCGCGGCGGCCCGACCCGCCCGCCCCGTACCGCGCTCACCGCCGACCAGTCGGCCGCGCTCCGCGCCGTCACCGGGAAGCTCCTCGCCGACGGCCACCACTGA
- a CDS encoding proline racemase family protein — translation MRTRHVFHAVDSHTEGMPTRVITGGVGTLPGATMAERRTYFAEHRDAVRTLLMNEPRGHAAMSGAILQPPTRPDADYGVLFIEVSGYLPMCGHGTMGVATVLVETGMVEVQEPVTTVRLDTPAGLVTAEVRVRDGAATAVTLTNVPAFCAGLDRKIAVPGYGTLGYDLAYGGNFYAILPLAAVGLPFDRARKDDILAAGLALMDAVNATDRPVHPEDDRIGGLKHVYFAAPGSDATRSRHVMAIHPGWFDRSPCGTGTSARMAQLYARGELPLHQDFVNESFIGTEFTGRLVATTAVGPYPAVVPTVTGRAWVTGTAQYFLDPSDPFPAGFVL, via the coding sequence ATGCGCACCCGCCACGTCTTCCACGCCGTCGACTCGCACACCGAGGGCATGCCCACCCGGGTCATCACCGGCGGCGTCGGCACCCTGCCCGGCGCCACCATGGCCGAACGCCGGACCTACTTCGCCGAGCACCGCGACGCCGTCCGCACGCTCCTGATGAACGAGCCGCGCGGCCACGCCGCCATGAGCGGGGCGATACTCCAGCCCCCGACCCGCCCCGACGCCGACTACGGCGTCCTGTTCATCGAGGTCTCCGGCTATCTGCCGATGTGCGGCCACGGGACCATGGGGGTGGCCACCGTCCTCGTCGAGACCGGCATGGTGGAGGTCCAGGAACCCGTGACGACGGTGCGGCTGGACACCCCCGCGGGGCTGGTCACCGCCGAGGTGCGGGTGCGGGACGGGGCGGCCACGGCCGTCACCCTCACCAACGTGCCCGCCTTCTGCGCCGGACTCGACCGCAAGATCGCCGTCCCCGGCTACGGCACCCTCGGCTACGACCTGGCCTACGGCGGCAACTTCTACGCGATCCTGCCGCTGGCCGCCGTCGGCCTGCCCTTCGACCGGGCCCGCAAGGACGACATCCTCGCCGCCGGACTCGCCCTCATGGACGCGGTCAACGCCACCGACCGGCCGGTCCACCCCGAGGACGACCGGATCGGCGGCCTCAAGCACGTCTACTTCGCCGCGCCGGGGTCGGACGCCACCCGCTCCCGGCACGTGATGGCCATCCACCCCGGATGGTTCGACCGCTCGCCGTGCGGTACGGGCACCTCGGCGCGGATGGCGCAGCTGTACGCACGCGGCGAACTGCCCCTCCACCAGGACTTCGTCAATGAGTCCTTCATCGGGACGGAGTTCACCGGCCGCCTCGTCGCCACGACCGCGGTGGGGCCGTACCCGGCCGTCGTCCCCACGGTCACCGGGCGGGCCTGGGTGACCGGCACCGCGCAGTACTTCCTCGACCCGTCCGATCCGTTCCCCGCGGGGTTCGTGCTGTGA
- a CDS encoding GntR family transcriptional regulator has translation MGELKHRSLITAQERLRDQVAHQLRAALIAGELRPGSVYSAPGLAADFGVSATPVREAMLDLAREGLVEPVRNKGFRITEVSERDLDQYTEIRALIEVPVVGQVTRTAGRAQLEALRPAALEIVAAARAHDLIGYLEADRRFHLDLLGLSGNDRLVETVGDLRKRSRLYGLTRLDERNQLLPSAEEHVELLDVMLTGDAEAAESCMARHLGHVRSLWAQGREEPLVPRPQRPVARRG, from the coding sequence ATGGGCGAACTCAAGCACCGCAGCCTGATCACCGCGCAGGAGCGGCTCCGCGATCAGGTGGCCCATCAGCTGCGCGCGGCCCTGATCGCGGGGGAGCTGCGCCCGGGGTCGGTCTACTCGGCCCCGGGCCTCGCCGCGGACTTCGGTGTCTCCGCCACTCCGGTGCGCGAGGCGATGCTCGACCTGGCCCGCGAGGGGCTGGTCGAACCGGTCCGCAACAAGGGCTTCCGGATCACCGAGGTGAGCGAGCGCGACCTCGACCAGTACACCGAGATCCGTGCCCTGATCGAGGTCCCGGTCGTCGGCCAGGTCACCCGCACCGCCGGCCGCGCGCAACTGGAGGCCCTCCGCCCGGCCGCCCTGGAGATCGTCGCCGCCGCCCGTGCGCACGACCTCATCGGCTATCTGGAGGCCGACCGCCGCTTCCACCTCGACCTGCTCGGCCTCAGCGGCAACGACCGCCTCGTCGAGACGGTCGGCGACCTGCGCAAGCGCTCCCGGCTGTACGGCCTCACCCGGCTCGACGAGCGCAACCAGCTGCTGCCCTCCGCCGAGGAGCACGTCGAGCTGCTCGACGTGATGCTGACGGGCGACGCCGAGGCCGCCGAGTCCTGTATGGCCCGCCACCTCGGTCATGTCCGCTCGCTGTGGGCCCAGGGCCGCGAGGAGCCGTTGGTGCCGCGGCCGCAGCGGCCGGTGGCCCGCCGGGGCTGA